Proteins from a single region of Thermovibrio guaymasensis:
- a CDS encoding TolC family protein has product MKILLSLIAFLLPILSAQGLTLKEAKELAEKNYPKLKALREEVRESSLSAEISRRERFGEVDSVGSYTSYNRNYILVPMFHPPNPLNPPPFDSRKLTYGISLKVPLYLGGVISRKVELNKVKEELLKNSLKAATWQVKLNATTLFLKILSLSEREKALKEHLKSLEKLYENTKAGVEVGKLAPVDLMKIGYSVREVEAGLKEVREMKKALLTALETLLGRKVKDLQPPHFSYQPKEWKIGEFYSELLERNSRVKAAERRVELSKVKEKLTKAKYGLKFTVNGLLTRRYGFDSGENEAYSSISLNLSFPVFTGGRKGLELLQRESEVRRALYEQETVKRELKRELAEVVALLNSIQERLEADKEKLKLAKEVERIEELKYVSGKGDINHLLLAKAQRFESQADLNASYYEWFSALERLKALLEVNNE; this is encoded by the coding sequence ATGAAAATACTTTTAAGCCTCATAGCATTCCTACTTCCCATCCTATCTGCTCAAGGCCTAACCCTAAAGGAGGCAAAAGAGCTTGCAGAGAAGAACTACCCGAAGCTGAAGGCCTTAAGGGAGGAGGTAAGGGAGAGTTCTCTCTCAGCCGAAATATCCAGGAGGGAGAGGTTTGGAGAAGTAGACTCTGTAGGAAGCTATACCTCCTACAACAGGAACTACATACTAGTTCCCATGTTTCATCCGCCAAACCCCTTAAACCCTCCTCCCTTTGACAGCAGGAAGTTAACTTACGGGATTTCTCTGAAAGTTCCCCTCTACCTTGGAGGAGTTATAAGCAGGAAAGTTGAGCTTAATAAGGTTAAGGAGGAGCTCCTAAAAAACTCCTTAAAAGCTGCAACTTGGCAGGTTAAGCTCAACGCAACAACCCTCTTTTTAAAGATCCTCTCCCTCAGTGAAAGGGAGAAAGCCCTAAAGGAACACCTTAAAAGCCTAGAAAAGCTCTACGAAAACACCAAGGCAGGTGTAGAGGTAGGCAAGCTCGCTCCGGTTGACCTGATGAAAATAGGGTACTCAGTTAGGGAAGTTGAGGCCGGGCTTAAAGAAGTGAGAGAGATGAAAAAGGCCCTGCTAACAGCCTTAGAAACGCTCCTTGGCCGAAAAGTTAAAGACCTCCAACCTCCCCACTTTTCCTATCAGCCTAAAGAGTGGAAGATAGGGGAGTTTTACTCTGAGCTCCTTGAAAGGAACAGCAGAGTAAAGGCTGCAGAGCGCAGAGTTGAACTATCAAAGGTTAAAGAGAAGCTAACGAAGGCAAAGTACGGATTGAAGTTTACCGTAAACGGCCTTCTAACCAGAAGGTACGGGTTTGATTCTGGGGAAAACGAAGCTTACAGCTCAATATCCCTCAACCTTTCCTTTCCAGTCTTTACGGGAGGGAGAAAGGGCCTTGAGCTCTTACAGAGGGAATCTGAAGTAAGGAGAGCTCTCTACGAGCAGGAAACCGTGAAGAGGGAGCTTAAAAGGGAGCTAGCAGAGGTTGTAGCACTCCTTAACTCAATTCAGGAAAGGTTAGAGGCAGATAAGGAAAAGCTAAAGCTCGCAAAGGAAGTAGAGAGGATAGAGGAACTCAAGTACGTTTCGGGGAAAGGGGATATAAACCACCTTCTTCTAGCAAAAGCTCAGAGGTTTGAGAGTCAGGCAGACCTCAACGCTTCTTACTACGAGTGGTTCTCCGCCCTTGAAAGGTTAAAAGCCCTGCTGGAGGTAAACAATGAGTAG
- a CDS encoding adenylosuccinate synthase — protein sequence MATLAIVGTQWGDEGKGKIVDILSLEADYIVRFQGGNNAGHTVVINGNKYILHLLPSGILHDDKKCVLGNGMVIDLEGLLNEIEFIKRVGKSPEGRLFVSERAHVIFPYHKELDAASEKLKGDGSIGTTLKGIGPAYKDKAGRVGIRISDLKNEESFKEKLKWNLREKELTLKYVYNYPVSFDFDRIYSTTMRLYEKIEEFVCDTVSLLNREIDSGRRVLFEGAQATLLDIDVGTYPFVTSSNSSALGISAGAGVSPKKVEKIYGIAKAYTTRVGGGPFPTELKDSLGELLRARGHEYGSTTGRPRRCGWLDLFAVKFSTMVNHLDGVVITKLDVLDAFDEIKVCVGYELDGEVIERFPSTAEELSRVRPIYQTLPGWKTETTHIKKWEELPKEAKNFIRFIEDYLGVPVPIISTGPQRDETILRSSLW from the coding sequence ATGGCCACTCTCGCGATAGTCGGAACCCAGTGGGGCGACGAAGGAAAGGGGAAAATCGTTGACATACTCTCTCTGGAAGCAGACTACATCGTAAGGTTTCAGGGAGGGAACAACGCAGGACATACAGTTGTTATTAACGGGAACAAGTACATTCTCCACCTTCTCCCTTCCGGAATCCTTCACGATGATAAAAAGTGCGTCCTTGGAAACGGAATGGTCATTGACCTTGAAGGCCTCCTCAACGAGATAGAGTTCATAAAGAGAGTTGGGAAAAGCCCCGAAGGGAGGCTATTTGTAAGCGAGAGGGCCCACGTAATCTTCCCCTACCACAAGGAGCTTGATGCCGCCTCTGAGAAGTTAAAGGGAGACGGTTCAATAGGAACCACTTTAAAGGGAATAGGACCTGCATATAAAGACAAAGCTGGAAGGGTAGGGATAAGGATTTCAGACCTTAAAAACGAAGAGAGTTTTAAGGAAAAGTTAAAGTGGAACTTGAGAGAAAAGGAGCTAACCCTTAAATATGTTTACAACTACCCGGTTTCCTTTGACTTTGACAGGATTTACTCAACAACTATGAGGCTCTATGAGAAGATAGAGGAGTTTGTCTGTGACACTGTTTCCCTCTTAAACAGGGAGATTGATTCTGGAAGGAGAGTACTCTTTGAAGGGGCTCAGGCAACCCTCCTTGACATAGACGTTGGAACTTACCCATTTGTAACCTCCTCAAACTCATCAGCCCTTGGAATATCGGCAGGAGCAGGAGTAAGCCCGAAGAAGGTTGAAAAAATCTACGGAATTGCAAAGGCTTACACGACGAGAGTGGGGGGCGGTCCTTTTCCAACGGAGTTGAAGGACAGTTTGGGAGAGCTCCTGAGGGCTCGGGGTCACGAGTACGGTTCGACTACCGGAAGGCCAAGGCGCTGCGGATGGCTTGACCTCTTTGCCGTAAAGTTCTCCACTATGGTAAACCATCTTGACGGAGTAGTAATAACTAAACTTGACGTTTTAGATGCCTTTGATGAGATAAAGGTCTGCGTTGGCTACGAGCTTGATGGAGAGGTTATTGAAAGGTTTCCATCAACTGCAGAAGAACTTTCAAGAGTTAGGCCAATCTATCAGACCCTTCCAGGCTGGAAAACAGAGACTACCCACATAAAGAAGTGGGAAGAGCTCCCAAAAGAGGCTAAAAACTTCATAAGGTTCATTGAGGACTACCTCGGAGTTCCCGTCCCCATAATTTCAACGGGACCCCAGAGGGACGAGACAATTCTAAGGAGCTCCCTCTGGTAA
- a CDS encoding protoglobin domain-containing protein gives MGISTVDYRDLERLFLYFEIREKDIKNLQFLGNILLPYKEEFAEAFYDNLMKFPDIKEYIPESKLQKLKQTIKEWYEKLFSGKYDSEYLLYLLRIAKVHVEEGIPPHYIIVAMNFVSRFCTRRISEYFKKHGEEFFRHYQEEQKKVCDPNKIGELEKFVIEELFDRMEDLTRSLRKILALNEDVFISYYVDVEMKIFLEAGRVERTAISFSKKFAIFMDIAILIGLMFLAIFVIALFISDIMHFFHGDLAHSLIAALGDLLILWTVLELLNSEIKFMLGGELAVSAFVSVALAATIREALVVSLEHNKPIEFKLGIGALIFILGIVYGIVKWFEVNRKKKLR, from the coding sequence ATGGGGATATCTACCGTTGACTACAGGGATTTAGAGAGGCTTTTTCTCTACTTTGAAATCAGGGAAAAAGACATAAAAAACCTTCAATTCCTTGGAAATATACTCCTTCCCTATAAGGAAGAGTTTGCAGAAGCGTTCTACGATAATCTAATGAAGTTTCCAGATATTAAGGAGTACATTCCCGAAAGTAAACTCCAAAAGTTAAAACAGACCATTAAAGAATGGTACGAAAAACTCTTTTCTGGAAAGTACGACTCAGAGTACCTCCTTTACCTGCTTAGGATAGCGAAGGTTCACGTTGAGGAGGGAATTCCTCCCCACTACATAATTGTCGCGATGAACTTCGTTAGCCGCTTCTGTACTAGGAGAATTTCTGAGTACTTTAAAAAGCACGGGGAGGAATTCTTCAGGCACTATCAGGAAGAACAGAAGAAAGTTTGTGATCCTAATAAAATCGGAGAGCTTGAAAAGTTCGTTATTGAAGAGCTCTTTGACAGAATGGAGGACCTTACCCGCTCTCTAAGGAAGATCCTTGCACTCAACGAGGACGTTTTTATCTCCTACTACGTTGACGTTGAAATGAAGATTTTCCTCGAAGCCGGTAGGGTGGAGAGAACTGCAATCAGCTTCAGTAAGAAGTTTGCAATCTTTATGGACATTGCAATCCTAATAGGCCTCATGTTCCTTGCAATATTTGTTATTGCCCTCTTCATCTCAGATATAATGCACTTCTTCCACGGAGACCTTGCCCACAGTCTAATTGCAGCCCTTGGAGACCTACTGATACTCTGGACCGTTTTAGAGCTCCTAAACAGCGAAATAAAGTTCATGCTTGGCGGTGAGCTTGCCGTTAGTGCCTTCGTCAGCGTTGCGTTAGCCGCAACAATCAGGGAAGCACTGGTCGTTTCCCTTGAACACAACAAACCCATTGAGTTTAAACTGGGAATCGGAGCTCTAATTTTCATTCTGGGAATAGTTTACGGAATAGTTAAGTGGTTTGAAGTAAATCGGAAGAAAAAGTTGAGGTAG
- the hisZ gene encoding ATP phosphoribosyltransferase regulatory subunit: MRLTEIPQGFRTLLPKEVRQREELFKKLTKVVELWGYEPLLPPTIEFLEVFKAVDEKLEEISFKLVDRKTGRLMAVRPDFTPQVSRVVASSFKDEDPPFRFYYWGKIFRDAGNEREISQLGIELLGVDEVEADAEVIGVVANGLSELGIKSFQIDIGHGLFLEGALRELEIEGEEKEELVEILRHKDFSGIDLFSQKLKLTGEKREKLFNLLELYGKEEVLERAKALFKNPLSQRAISELSSVYKILKSYGFEEKVIFDLSEKRGMGYHTGITYEVFHPLLSSPLGIGGRYDQLLKKFGRELPATGIALNLDSLMELLEKKRVSLSREEKDFYIIDLKKELHVAYHLAKELRELGYSVARDILKRDYRKSVEVAFSKGYRFVVVLNREESPVNVLFTSPENFVDLGEEPLKRILELVRNFN; encoded by the coding sequence ATGAGATTAACGGAAATACCACAGGGATTTAGAACCCTTTTGCCGAAGGAAGTGAGGCAGAGGGAAGAGCTCTTTAAGAAGTTAACTAAGGTCGTTGAGCTCTGGGGGTACGAGCCCCTATTACCTCCAACTATTGAGTTCCTTGAGGTCTTTAAAGCGGTTGATGAGAAGTTAGAGGAGATTTCTTTTAAGCTCGTTGACAGGAAAACTGGAAGGTTAATGGCAGTAAGGCCAGACTTTACACCCCAGGTCTCAAGGGTTGTGGCCTCCTCCTTTAAGGATGAAGACCCCCCTTTTAGGTTCTACTACTGGGGGAAGATCTTTAGGGATGCTGGAAACGAGAGGGAAATTAGCCAGCTGGGGATAGAACTTTTAGGGGTAGATGAAGTTGAGGCCGATGCCGAAGTTATAGGAGTAGTAGCTAACGGACTTTCAGAGCTTGGAATAAAGTCATTCCAGATAGACATAGGACACGGTCTCTTCCTGGAAGGGGCTTTGAGGGAACTGGAGATTGAGGGAGAGGAGAAGGAGGAGCTGGTAGAGATTTTACGCCACAAAGACTTTTCGGGAATAGACCTCTTCTCGCAGAAGTTAAAGTTAACGGGAGAGAAAAGGGAGAAGCTCTTTAACCTTTTAGAGCTCTACGGTAAAGAGGAGGTTTTAGAGAGGGCAAAAGCTCTCTTTAAAAATCCCCTTTCTCAGAGGGCCATTTCAGAGCTCTCTTCCGTCTATAAAATCCTTAAGAGTTACGGCTTTGAAGAGAAAGTAATTTTTGACCTTTCAGAAAAGAGGGGAATGGGATACCACACCGGAATAACTTACGAGGTCTTTCACCCTCTACTCTCATCACCTCTGGGAATAGGGGGCAGGTACGACCAGCTCCTTAAGAAGTTTGGGAGAGAGCTCCCGGCAACGGGAATAGCCCTTAACCTTGACTCATTGATGGAACTCCTTGAGAAGAAGAGGGTTTCTCTCTCAAGGGAAGAGAAGGACTTTTACATAATTGACCTTAAAAAGGAGCTCCACGTTGCCTACCACCTTGCAAAGGAGCTAAGGGAACTCGGTTATTCTGTGGCAAGGGACATTTTAAAGAGGGACTATAGAAAGTCGGTAGAAGTTGCCTTTTCTAAGGGATACAGGTTCGTAGTTGTCCTAAACAGGGAAGAAAGTCCTGTAAACGTCCTGTTTACGTCTCCGGAGAACTTCGTTGACTTAGGGGAAGAGCCCCTTAAACGTATCCTTGAGTTAGTTAGAAACTTTAATTGA
- a CDS encoding efflux RND transporter periplasmic adaptor subunit: MSSRKAVLIFLVLILAGAVIGKVLIEKRKKELLSYPPPKVNPLPVEWAEVKEGALGEELHYFGRVLPYQYATLSTKVAGTVLKVYKSEGERFRKGEVLVEIDSSEISNNLASIESQRRAKASLIKGLEAQLEAAKVKEKNAEREYKRELFLFERKAVPREAVEKAENLYRSAQAQVKSLKAQIEELRNSIKSLREKAEALRGSLSYTKVVALKDGVVAQVLAYPGDVALPGKPLLKVFYPEEGMRVLVELPPEKAGEVEVGTTVSVSGAERGKVVKFYPAATPKGLVTLEVKLEKNTTLKPNQLVKVEIPTREVKGLIVPTSSLLHLKEGVFVLLIEKGEVKPVKVKVLKEAPKLSVVSGRLSPGQKVVVGRESALLRAYRIKRVIPVEELNG, encoded by the coding sequence ATGAGTAGTAGAAAAGCTGTTCTAATTTTCTTAGTTCTCATACTAGCGGGAGCAGTAATCGGGAAAGTCCTTATAGAGAAGAGGAAGAAGGAGCTACTCTCTTACCCTCCTCCGAAGGTCAATCCTTTACCGGTAGAGTGGGCAGAGGTGAAAGAGGGAGCTCTAGGGGAGGAGCTCCACTATTTCGGCAGAGTCCTTCCCTATCAGTATGCAACTCTTTCAACGAAGGTTGCAGGAACGGTTTTAAAGGTCTACAAGAGTGAGGGGGAAAGGTTTAGGAAAGGAGAAGTCCTTGTTGAAATTGACTCCTCCGAGATTTCAAACAACCTAGCTTCCATTGAGAGCCAGAGGAGGGCAAAGGCCTCTTTAATAAAGGGTTTGGAAGCACAACTTGAAGCAGCTAAAGTTAAGGAGAAGAATGCAGAGAGGGAGTATAAAAGGGAGCTCTTCCTCTTTGAGAGAAAGGCGGTTCCGAGAGAGGCAGTGGAGAAAGCTGAGAACCTCTACAGGTCTGCACAGGCTCAGGTTAAGAGTTTAAAGGCCCAAATTGAAGAGCTCAGGAACTCAATAAAGAGCCTTAGGGAGAAGGCTGAAGCTCTAAGGGGCTCCCTTTCCTACACAAAGGTAGTAGCCCTTAAAGACGGAGTGGTTGCACAGGTTCTTGCCTATCCGGGAGACGTGGCTCTACCCGGAAAGCCACTTCTGAAGGTTTTTTACCCTGAAGAGGGAATGAGGGTGCTGGTGGAGCTCCCTCCCGAGAAGGCCGGAGAAGTTGAAGTTGGAACGACCGTTAGCGTTAGCGGAGCAGAAAGGGGAAAGGTAGTAAAGTTCTATCCGGCCGCAACTCCTAAGGGCCTTGTAACACTTGAAGTTAAGCTTGAAAAGAATACAACTCTTAAACCAAACCAGCTGGTAAAGGTAGAGATTCCAACTAGAGAAGTTAAAGGTCTAATAGTTCCAACTTCTTCCCTCCTCCACTTAAAAGAGGGTGTTTTCGTCCTCCTGATAGAGAAAGGAGAAGTTAAACCCGTTAAAGTCAAAGTTTTAAAAGAAGCACCTAAGCTATCAGTTGTATCTGGAAGGCTTTCACCGGGACAGAAAGTTGTTGTAGGAAGGGAAAGTGCCCTTCTTAGAGCCTACAGGATAAAGAGAGTAATACCTGTGGAGGAGCTTAATGGGTAA
- the thrC gene encoding threonine synthase, whose amino-acid sequence MERWKGVIEEFREFLPVSDKTPVITLLEGNTPLIKANNLAREIKPGIELYLKFEGLNPTGSFKDRGMTMAVSKAVEEGAKAVICASTGNTSASAAAYAAKAGLKAVVLIPEGKIALGKLSQAVMYGAEVIQIKGNFDQALEIVREIGQQYPITIVNSINPYRLQGQKTAAFEICEQLGRAPDYHFIPVGNAGNITAYWMGYKEYYEAGKVDSKPKMCGWQAAGAAPIVLGHPVKNPETIATAIRIGNPASWKGAVNAANESGGFIDMVTDEEILEAYKLVARTEGIFCEPASAASIAGVIKSVREKGMFEKGDVIVCTLTGHGLKDPDTAISMGVRPVTLPAEREEIVKYLGF is encoded by the coding sequence ATGGAAAGGTGGAAAGGCGTAATTGAGGAGTTCAGGGAATTCTTACCGGTTTCTGATAAAACCCCAGTAATAACCCTTTTAGAGGGTAACACTCCTCTAATAAAGGCAAATAACCTTGCAAGGGAGATTAAGCCGGGAATAGAGCTCTACCTGAAGTTTGAGGGTTTAAACCCGACTGGCTCTTTCAAGGATAGGGGAATGACTATGGCCGTTTCAAAGGCCGTTGAGGAGGGGGCAAAGGCAGTAATCTGTGCCTCAACTGGAAACACGTCAGCCTCAGCTGCAGCCTATGCGGCAAAGGCCGGACTAAAGGCTGTAGTTTTAATTCCTGAAGGGAAAATAGCACTCGGAAAGCTATCCCAGGCAGTGATGTACGGAGCGGAGGTAATTCAGATTAAGGGGAACTTTGACCAAGCCCTTGAAATAGTTAGAGAGATAGGCCAGCAGTACCCTATAACGATAGTTAACTCAATCAACCCTTACAGGCTTCAGGGGCAGAAGACCGCAGCCTTTGAGATTTGCGAGCAGCTAGGTAGAGCTCCGGACTACCACTTTATCCCTGTGGGGAATGCAGGTAACATAACGGCCTACTGGATGGGATACAAAGAGTACTACGAAGCTGGTAAAGTTGACTCAAAGCCTAAGATGTGCGGATGGCAGGCTGCAGGAGCAGCTCCAATAGTCCTTGGTCACCCAGTCAAAAACCCTGAGACTATAGCAACTGCGATAAGGATTGGAAACCCTGCAAGCTGGAAGGGAGCAGTAAACGCGGCCAACGAGTCTGGGGGCTTTATAGATATGGTTACAGATGAGGAGATTTTGGAAGCCTATAAGCTTGTTGCAAGAACTGAGGGTATATTCTGCGAGCCGGCCTCTGCAGCCTCAATTGCAGGGGTAATAAAGAGCGTTAGGGAAAAGGGAATGTTTGAAAAGGGAGACGTGATTGTATGTACCCTTACAGGCCACGGCCTTAAAGACCCAGATACTGCAATATCAATGGGAGTTAGGCCTGTTACTCTCCCTGCAGAGAGGGAAGAAATAGTCAAGTATTTAGGGTTTTAA
- the dapA gene encoding 4-hydroxy-tetrahydrodipicolinate synthase, translated as MFEGIYVAIPTPFKEGKVDQEALRKHIKFLIENGVDGIVPCGTTGESATLSYEEHEEVIAITIEEAKGKVKVIAGTGSNSTSEAIMLTEFAYKAGADGALLITPYYNKPNQEGLYLHFKAVAEAVPIPIVLYNVPSRTGVNMLPETVARLAEIDNIVAIKEATGSTNVATEIVNLCGDKIEILSGDDLTFFPLLTVGAKGVISVTANVVPERVVKMYREFLNGNWKEASRIHRELYNLSKVLFIDTNPIPVKTALSMMGMMEKEFRLPLCPTTPEKEEVIQKTLKEYGVIQ; from the coding sequence ATGTTTGAAGGCATATACGTTGCTATTCCTACCCCCTTTAAAGAGGGTAAAGTTGACCAAGAAGCTCTAAGGAAACACATCAAATTCTTAATTGAAAACGGCGTTGACGGAATTGTCCCGTGCGGAACTACGGGGGAGAGCGCAACCCTTTCTTACGAAGAGCACGAAGAGGTAATAGCAATAACAATTGAGGAGGCTAAAGGAAAGGTAAAGGTAATTGCAGGAACCGGTTCAAACTCAACTTCAGAAGCCATAATGCTTACGGAGTTTGCCTATAAAGCAGGTGCCGATGGAGCCCTACTAATAACCCCCTACTACAACAAGCCAAACCAGGAAGGTCTATACCTCCACTTTAAGGCCGTAGCTGAAGCCGTTCCAATTCCAATAGTCCTATACAACGTTCCGAGCAGAACGGGAGTAAACATGCTCCCTGAAACTGTTGCGAGGTTGGCCGAAATTGACAACATAGTAGCTATAAAGGAGGCGACCGGAAGCACAAACGTTGCTACCGAAATAGTTAACCTCTGCGGGGATAAGATAGAGATCCTCTCAGGTGACGATTTAACCTTCTTCCCGCTTTTAACGGTTGGTGCTAAAGGCGTTATCTCTGTTACTGCAAACGTAGTTCCTGAAAGAGTCGTAAAGATGTACAGGGAGTTTTTAAACGGAAACTGGAAAGAGGCTTCAAGGATTCATAGGGAGCTCTACAACCTATCAAAAGTCCTCTTCATAGATACCAATCCGATTCCCGTTAAAACAGCCCTCTCAATGATGGGGATGATGGAAAAGGAGTTCAGACTTCCCCTGTGCCCCACAACCCCTGAGAAGGAAGAGGTAATCCAGAAAACCCTTAAAGAGTACGGAGTAATTCAGTAA
- a CDS encoding rhodanese-like domain-containing protein produces the protein MGLKEKIREMNLDWLTQNNHKISLEAFIEKWKAGEAVLLDVRTDEEAKFYTLEAFGIRIPLNQLPDRLNEIPKDKLVCPICPGKIRATIAYSLLINAGFNNVKVLASSPSELIDYLKPGVVKKLSE, from the coding sequence ATGGGTTTAAAAGAAAAAATTAGGGAAATGAACCTTGATTGGCTTACCCAGAACAACCACAAGATATCTTTAGAGGCCTTCATTGAGAAGTGGAAGGCGGGGGAAGCCGTTCTCCTTGACGTTAGAACTGACGAGGAGGCTAAATTTTACACCCTTGAAGCCTTTGGAATCAGAATTCCTTTAAACCAACTTCCAGATAGACTCAACGAAATCCCAAAGGACAAGCTCGTCTGTCCTATCTGCCCCGGCAAAATCAGGGCAACTATCGCTTATTCACTTTTAATTAATGCAGGATTTAATAACGTTAAAGTCCTTGCCTCAAGCCCTTCAGAGTTGATAGATTACCTTAAACCCGGCGTTGTCAAGAAACTTTCGGAGTAG
- a CDS encoding sulfite exporter TauE/SafE family protein, whose amino-acid sequence MEFLEISVASFLLSFLFALGGLGSAVALIPVLVFLGVPFSLARPAGLFTNFISTFSASVHNVKNGLVDFRLAVPLLFSSLLFAPFGAYASTIIPERIVGIAFTLFLFFAGIMVYTPKRELLKVKNPLYPVFVGCLSGFVSGLLGVGGGGLISPLLIIAGYHPKKVVPVTALAVVFSSLSAFLTYLKLGKVDWEITLAAAIPAAFAGYLGAHITHKYLSPAQVKKLLGIVFIILGIKFLTKFI is encoded by the coding sequence TTGGAGTTTCTAGAAATATCCGTTGCCTCTTTCCTGCTCTCCTTCCTGTTTGCCTTGGGAGGGCTTGGTTCTGCCGTAGCCCTTATACCGGTTCTCGTATTCCTTGGAGTCCCCTTTTCCCTTGCAAGGCCGGCCGGACTGTTTACAAACTTTATCTCTACTTTCTCAGCTTCAGTTCACAACGTTAAAAACGGACTGGTAGACTTCAGACTCGCCGTTCCCCTTTTATTCTCATCCCTCTTATTTGCTCCCTTTGGGGCTTACGCCTCAACTATTATCCCTGAAAGGATTGTAGGAATAGCCTTTACCCTATTTCTCTTCTTTGCAGGAATTATGGTTTACACTCCTAAGAGAGAGCTCCTTAAAGTAAAAAACCCCCTATACCCAGTCTTTGTAGGCTGCTTATCAGGTTTTGTTTCCGGACTCCTCGGAGTAGGAGGGGGAGGATTAATATCTCCCCTTTTAATAATTGCCGGGTACCATCCTAAGAAAGTTGTTCCTGTTACTGCTTTGGCCGTAGTCTTCTCATCTTTATCGGCCTTCTTGACATACTTAAAGCTGGGGAAGGTTGACTGGGAAATAACCCTTGCCGCTGCAATTCCTGCTGCATTTGCCGGCTACTTAGGAGCTCATATAACCCACAAGTATCTGAGCCCTGCTCAGGTTAAAAAGCTCTTAGGTATAGTATTCATCATACTGGGAATAAAATTCCTTACTAAGTTCATTTAA
- a CDS encoding SLC13 family permease, whose protein sequence is MRTFLRHFFDEWLFYLSLFLALSTSLFLKKFPRITADEVQVLFILWVFLILIKGLQTSGLLDRIALKISKGRFLGLKLVLFTGFLSTLITNDVALIVMVPLTLAVGSGGVEKVLIFETLAANGLSAVSPIGNPQNIFIYLKYSLGPGEFFKVIWPFGALVLILLTLLSPKELKGRGAFRELCVKSALPVALLFLIFVFVALKLLPLYLGVLPLLYALLFRRELFRVDYFLLGTFLFFFAFTDNLSYALKIQIDSDISVFSYSALLSQVMSNVPAALLVSEFTDRWAPLLWGVSVGGFGTLVSSMANLITYRLYKKWRGDGKGFLLRFHFYNFLFFFIGFLIYILMLRAL, encoded by the coding sequence ATGAGGACTTTTTTAAGGCACTTCTTTGACGAGTGGCTCTTTTACCTCTCCCTCTTCCTTGCCCTCTCTACAAGCCTCTTTTTAAAGAAGTTTCCCCGTATAACGGCCGACGAGGTTCAAGTTCTCTTTATCCTCTGGGTCTTTCTGATTCTGATTAAGGGACTTCAAACTTCCGGCCTCCTTGACCGGATAGCACTAAAGATAAGCAAGGGAAGGTTTCTCGGCCTAAAGCTGGTTCTCTTTACTGGTTTCCTCTCTACCTTAATAACCAACGACGTTGCCCTGATAGTTATGGTTCCCCTGACCCTTGCTGTAGGGAGCGGCGGAGTGGAGAAGGTTCTCATATTTGAGACCCTTGCGGCCAACGGCCTCTCTGCAGTTTCGCCCATAGGGAACCCTCAGAACATCTTCATCTACTTGAAGTACTCTTTAGGACCGGGAGAGTTCTTTAAGGTTATCTGGCCTTTCGGAGCTCTCGTCCTTATTCTCCTTACTCTCCTCTCTCCCAAAGAGCTGAAGGGAAGGGGAGCTTTCAGGGAGCTCTGCGTTAAGAGTGCTCTTCCTGTGGCTCTTCTCTTTCTAATTTTTGTTTTTGTGGCCTTAAAGCTCCTTCCCCTCTACTTGGGGGTTTTACCCCTCCTCTACGCTCTCCTTTTTAGGAGGGAGCTCTTTAGAGTTGACTACTTCCTGCTTGGAACATTCCTCTTCTTCTTTGCCTTTACCGATAACCTCTCTTACGCCTTAAAGATTCAGATAGATAGTGACATTTCCGTATTTAGCTACTCTGCCCTTTTAAGCCAAGTTATGAGCAACGTTCCTGCAGCTCTGCTGGTCTCTGAGTTTACCGATAGGTGGGCTCCCCTTCTGTGGGGCGTTAGTGTGGGAGGTTTCGGGACCTTAGTCTCCTCAATGGCAAACCTAATAACCTACAGGCTCTATAAGAAGTGGAGAGGCGACGGTAAAGGATTTTTGCTGAGATTCCACTTCTACAACTTCCTCTTCTTCTTTATAGGTTTCCTGATCTATATCTTAATGTTAAGAGCTCTCTAA
- a CDS encoding ArsR/SmtB family transcription factor — MKPEEFAEGLKVLGEPTRLKILRLLMERPLYVCEISAVLGLSDPTVSVPLSRLKKFGFVEVKREGRKVLCELGTPPSQLLPLFNNLLDYLKDKFPEEVGKMKEVKLKDVCPYK, encoded by the coding sequence TTGAAGCCTGAAGAGTTTGCAGAAGGCCTTAAAGTCTTGGGAGAACCCACAAGGCTGAAGATTTTAAGGCTCTTAATGGAAAGGCCCCTTTACGTCTGCGAAATTTCAGCTGTCCTTGGCCTTTCAGATCCAACAGTTTCCGTTCCCCTTTCAAGGCTTAAGAAGTTTGGTTTCGTTGAAGTTAAAAGGGAGGGAAGGAAGGTTCTCTGTGAGCTGGGAACTCCTCCTTCCCAGCTCCTTCCCCTTTTTAACAATCTCCTTGACTACTTAAAGGATAAGTTTCCAGAGGAAGTTGGTAAGATGAAAGAGGTAAAACTTAAAGACGTTTGCCCTTACAAATGA